A stretch of Acipenser ruthenus chromosome 1, fAciRut3.2 maternal haplotype, whole genome shotgun sequence DNA encodes these proteins:
- the LOC117420613 gene encoding fibronectin type III domain-containing protein 9-like — protein MQKMNLEIKNISFTSASVSWPPNPYTCPANLYRLIYRPTWNSILSGFSRQNFHREEKVPLGSSSLTLQRLKPSTNYILCVTCQGSQPSRDQCAIFHTLAKDPVVLTSRTLDLASVVWFTSSILLIITAIVLLHGCFKLWCRKCKRKQYSSAETVSFQGRSGQAWPGGNVETALANDHCDIPSLSILEKQTEGKSEDLIGTKGVLAYNKDKDKMAILPQSIHE, from the coding sequence atgcagaaGATGAACCTTGAAATAAAGAACATCTCCTTCACCTCGGCTTCAGTCTCCTGGCCACCGAATCCTTATACCTGCCCAGCTAATCTCTACAGGCTTATATATCGCCCGACTTGGAACAGTATTTTGTCAGGCTTTTCAAGGCAGAATTTTCACCGTGAGGAAAAGGTTCCGCTGGGTAGCAGCTCTCTAACTCTGCAAAGGCTTAAACCATCAACCAACTACATCCTCTGTGTCACGTGCCAGGGGTCCCAGCCTTCCAGGGACCAGTGTGCTATCTTTCACACACTGGCCAAGGACCCTGTGGTTCTCACTAGTAGGACGTTAGACCTGGCTTCAGTGGTGTGGTTTACCAGCAGTATTCTCCTAATCATAACTGCCATCGTGCTGCTTCATGGCTGCTTCAAGCTGTGGTGCAGGAAATGCAAAAGGAAACAATACAGCTCTGCAGAGACTGTTAGTTTTCAAGGCAGGAGTGGCCAAGCCTGGCCTGGGGGTAATGTTGAGACTGCCCTTGCGAACGACCATTGCGACATCCCATCCCTGTCAATCctggaaaaacaaacagaaggcAAATCAGAAGACTTGATTGGGACAAAGGGTGTGCTGGCTTACAACAAAGACAAAGATAAAATGGCCATTTTACCACAGAGTATCCATGAATAG
- the LOC117420957 gene encoding tyrosine-protein kinase TXK-like isoform X1, translating to MTLSTYQSICSVFCCCCSMRQVETRVSVEELTRDSLCCRQASCQSHRSRRKPPPPPPEEEEEDEDQMEVIAMYDFVAKEPTDLTLQQGQEYIILHKKDQHWWKARDVKYGHEGYIPSNYVTEKNNMEAHGWYCKNLTRTKAEQLLRQEAKEGAFVVRDSSQHGCYTVSVYTKALSRVDLGDIRHYQIKQKGLSQFFLAEKHVFNSIPEVIRYHQHNAAGLVTRLRYPVGPMGKCVPATAGFSYEKWEINPSELSIMEELGSGQFGVVRLGKWRALCKVAIKTINEGSMSEEDFIEEAKVMTKLSHPKLVQLYGVCIQQKPICIVTEFLENGCLLNYLQQRQGCLKKEFMLAMCHDACEGMEYLETNGFIHRDLAARNCLVSKKQVVKVCDFGMTRYVLDNQYISSTGSKFPVKWSPPEVFHYNKYSSKSDVWSFGVLMWEIFTEGRTPFENKSNSEVVDEITRGHRLYRPHLASQTIYKVMYSCWHEKPESRSSFAELLEEIKIISEND from the exons ACCAATCAATTTGCTCAGTGTTCTGCTGCTGTTGTTCAATGAG ACAGGTGGAAACCAGAGTGAGTGTGGAAGAACTGACCAGGGATTCTCTGTGTTGCAGACAGGCATCATGTCAA TCACACAGGTCAAGACGAAAGCCACCTCCACCGCCgccagaggaagaggaagaggatgaAGATCAAATGGAAGTTATTGCAATGTATGACTTTGTAGCTAAAGAGCCTACAGACTTAACACTACAACAAGGTCAAGAATACataatactacataaaaaagATCAACACTGGTGGAAAGCAAGGGACGTTAAATATGG GCACGAAGGGTACATCCCAAGCAATTATgtaacagagaaaaataatatggAGGCGCATGG GTGGTACTGTAAAAACTTAACAAGGACTAAAGCAGAGCAACTTCTTCGACAAGAG GCAAAGGAAGGTGCATTTGTTGTGAGAGACTCAAGCCAACATGGGTGCTACACAGTCTCAGTATATACGAAAGCTTTGAG CAGAGTGGACCTCGGTGACATCAGACATTATCAAATCAAGCAGAAGGGCTTGTCACAGTTCTTTTTGGctgaaaaacatgttttcaactCTATTCCAGAGGTCATCCGCTATCATCAGCACAATGCAGCAG GGCTTGTCACTAGACTGCGGTATCCTGTTGGGCCTATGGGAAAATGTGTTCCAGCAACTGCCGGATTCAGTTATG aaaaatgGGAGATAAACCCATCAGAGCTGTCCATTATGGAGGAGCTGGGTAGTGGACAGTTTGGGGTGGTACGGTTAGGGAAGTGGAGAGCACTTTGTAAAGTGGCAATCAAGACAATTAATGAAGGCTCCATGTCTGAAGAGGATTTCATTGAAGAAGCCAAAGTCATGAC TAAGCTATCCCATCCGAAGCTAGTGCAGCTGTATGGAGTGTGCATTCAGCAGAAACCGATATGCATAGTCACAGAATTCTTGGAAAATGGCTGCCTACTCAATTACCTTCAACAGAGGCAAGGCTGCTTGAAGAAGGAGTTCATGCTGGCTATGTGTCATGACGCATGTGAAGGAATGGAGTACCTGGAGACCAATGGGTTCATCCACAGAGACTTG GCAGCAAGAAATTGTTTAGTCAGTAAGAAGCAAGTGGTGAAGGTGTGTGATTTCGGAATGACGAG GTATGTCCTTGACAACCAATACATTAGCTCTACAGGCTCGAAGTTCCCAGTAAAATGGTCTCCACCTGAAGTCTTCCATTACAACAAGTACAGCAGCAAATCAGATGTGTGGTCATTTG GGGTATTAATGTGGGAAATCTTCACAGAAGGCAGAACCCCATTTGAGAATAAATCAAACTCTGAGGTTGTGGATGAAATCACGCGAGGACACAGGCTTTATCGACCCCACCTGGCCTCCCAGACGATATACAAAGTCATGTACAGCTGCTGGCATGAG AAACCGGAAAGTCGTTCATCGTTTGCTGAGCTACTGGAGGAAATCAAAATAATCTCTGAGAATgattag
- the LOC117420957 gene encoding tyrosine-protein kinase TXK-like isoform X2, which produces MANQSICSVFCCCCSMRQVETRVSVEELTRDSLCCRQASCQSHRSRRKPPPPPPEEEEEDEDQMEVIAMYDFVAKEPTDLTLQQGQEYIILHKKDQHWWKARDVKYGHEGYIPSNYVTEKNNMEAHGWYCKNLTRTKAEQLLRQEAKEGAFVVRDSSQHGCYTVSVYTKALSRVDLGDIRHYQIKQKGLSQFFLAEKHVFNSIPEVIRYHQHNAAGLVTRLRYPVGPMGKCVPATAGFSYEKWEINPSELSIMEELGSGQFGVVRLGKWRALCKVAIKTINEGSMSEEDFIEEAKVMTKLSHPKLVQLYGVCIQQKPICIVTEFLENGCLLNYLQQRQGCLKKEFMLAMCHDACEGMEYLETNGFIHRDLAARNCLVSKKQVVKVCDFGMTRYVLDNQYISSTGSKFPVKWSPPEVFHYNKYSSKSDVWSFGVLMWEIFTEGRTPFENKSNSEVVDEITRGHRLYRPHLASQTIYKVMYSCWHEKPESRSSFAELLEEIKIISEND; this is translated from the exons ACCAATCAATTTGCTCAGTGTTCTGCTGCTGTTGTTCAATGAG ACAGGTGGAAACCAGAGTGAGTGTGGAAGAACTGACCAGGGATTCTCTGTGTTGCAGACAGGCATCATGTCAA TCACACAGGTCAAGACGAAAGCCACCTCCACCGCCgccagaggaagaggaagaggatgaAGATCAAATGGAAGTTATTGCAATGTATGACTTTGTAGCTAAAGAGCCTACAGACTTAACACTACAACAAGGTCAAGAATACataatactacataaaaaagATCAACACTGGTGGAAAGCAAGGGACGTTAAATATGG GCACGAAGGGTACATCCCAAGCAATTATgtaacagagaaaaataatatggAGGCGCATGG GTGGTACTGTAAAAACTTAACAAGGACTAAAGCAGAGCAACTTCTTCGACAAGAG GCAAAGGAAGGTGCATTTGTTGTGAGAGACTCAAGCCAACATGGGTGCTACACAGTCTCAGTATATACGAAAGCTTTGAG CAGAGTGGACCTCGGTGACATCAGACATTATCAAATCAAGCAGAAGGGCTTGTCACAGTTCTTTTTGGctgaaaaacatgttttcaactCTATTCCAGAGGTCATCCGCTATCATCAGCACAATGCAGCAG GGCTTGTCACTAGACTGCGGTATCCTGTTGGGCCTATGGGAAAATGTGTTCCAGCAACTGCCGGATTCAGTTATG aaaaatgGGAGATAAACCCATCAGAGCTGTCCATTATGGAGGAGCTGGGTAGTGGACAGTTTGGGGTGGTACGGTTAGGGAAGTGGAGAGCACTTTGTAAAGTGGCAATCAAGACAATTAATGAAGGCTCCATGTCTGAAGAGGATTTCATTGAAGAAGCCAAAGTCATGAC TAAGCTATCCCATCCGAAGCTAGTGCAGCTGTATGGAGTGTGCATTCAGCAGAAACCGATATGCATAGTCACAGAATTCTTGGAAAATGGCTGCCTACTCAATTACCTTCAACAGAGGCAAGGCTGCTTGAAGAAGGAGTTCATGCTGGCTATGTGTCATGACGCATGTGAAGGAATGGAGTACCTGGAGACCAATGGGTTCATCCACAGAGACTTG GCAGCAAGAAATTGTTTAGTCAGTAAGAAGCAAGTGGTGAAGGTGTGTGATTTCGGAATGACGAG GTATGTCCTTGACAACCAATACATTAGCTCTACAGGCTCGAAGTTCCCAGTAAAATGGTCTCCACCTGAAGTCTTCCATTACAACAAGTACAGCAGCAAATCAGATGTGTGGTCATTTG GGGTATTAATGTGGGAAATCTTCACAGAAGGCAGAACCCCATTTGAGAATAAATCAAACTCTGAGGTTGTGGATGAAATCACGCGAGGACACAGGCTTTATCGACCCCACCTGGCCTCCCAGACGATATACAAAGTCATGTACAGCTGCTGGCATGAG AAACCGGAAAGTCGTTCATCGTTTGCTGAGCTACTGGAGGAAATCAAAATAATCTCTGAGAATgattag